Part of the Paenarthrobacter sp. JL.01a genome is shown below.
GCCGCCCTGGCCACCCTGCATGCCATTGAAACCCAGGGCGTGCTGCAGCACGTCACCTCGGTTGGCGAGTACCTTCGCGAGGGGATTGCCGCCGTCGAGGGCGTTACCCAAGTCCGTGGCGAAGGTCTGCTGATCGGCTTCGACGTCGACTCGGACATCGCCTCCGCCATGGTGACTGCCGGCCTTGACGCGGGCTTCATCATCAACAGTCCCGGTCCCCGGACCATCCGCCTGGCGCCGCCGCTCATCCTGACCACCGAACAGGCTGACCGTTTCCTGGCAGCCCTGCCTGCCTTGATTGCTACGGCCACCGCCACCACCGCTAAGGACGCACAGTGAGCATTTCCACCCGTCACTTCCTCAAGGACACTGACCTCAGCCCGGCCGAACAAGCCGAAGTGCTTGAGTTGGCCGCTCGGATGAAGGCAGCGCCGTACAGCGTGCAACCTTTCGCGGGCGAAGGCAACGGCCGCAAGACGGTCGCCGTGATCTTCGACAAGACCTCCACCCGCACGCGTGTCTCTTTCGCGACCGGTATTGCCGACATGGGCGGCAACGCCCTCATCATCAACCCAGGTGAAGCCCAGATCGGCCACAAGGAGTCCGTAGAGGACACCGCGAAGGTCCTGGAGCGCATGGTGTCCACCATCGTGTGGCGCACCGGCGCCCACTCGGGTCTGGTGGCAATGGCGGAGAACTCCAAGGTCCCCGTCATCAACGCGCTGTGCGACGACTACCACCCGTGCCAACTCCTGGCCGACCTCCTGACCGTCAAGGAACACAAGGGGGAGTTGGCCGGACTGACCATGGCCTACCTGGGCGATGCCGCCAACAACATGGCGAACTCATACCTGCTGGCCGGCGTCACGGCGGGAATGCACGTCCGGATTTCCGGTCCGGAGGGCTACCTTCCGGCCGCTGACATCGTGGCCGCAGCGGAAGAACGGGCTGCCGAAACCGGTGGGTCCGTGCTGATCACGAGCGACGCTGCCGAGGCCCTCAAGGGTGCCGACGTCGTGGCCACCGACACGTGGGTGTCCATGGGCCAGGAGGCGGAGAAAGAAGCCCGCCTTCAGTTGTTCCGCGAATACTCCGTGGACGAGGCAGCCATGGCACAGGCTGCGCCGGACGCCGTCGTGCTCCACTGCCTCCCGGCCTACCGCGGCTACGAGATTTCGGCGGGTGTCATCGACGGTCCGCAGTCCATCGTTTGGGACGAGGCCGAGAACCGCCTCCACGCCCAGAAGGCGCTCATGGCCTGGCTGATGCACCGTTCCGGTCTTGCGTTCGTCGAGGGCCTCGCCCCCGTCGAAGGAACCGGCGAGAGCACGTTCTAGTGTCCACCAACCCGTCCGTTCCGGGCGCCAGCCCGGCCACCAAGACCGCCCGACAGGCACGCATCACAGCGATCCTGACGGGTGAGTCCGTGCGTTCCCAGGCAGAGCTTGCAGCCCTGCTGGCTGACGACGGCGTCCAGGTCACCCAAGCCACGCTCTCCCGCGACCTTGTGGAACTTGGCGCGGTGCGGGTCCGTGGCAAGGATGGAGCATTGGTCTACGCGGTCCCGGGGGAGGGCGGGGACCGGAACGCCAAGAGCGGCGTTACCCAGGAAATTCTCGATGCCCGGCTCACACGGCTGTGCGGGGAACTGCTGGTTACGGCGGAGGCTTCGGGCAACATCGCTGTGCTCCGTACGCCTCCGGGAGCCGCCAACTTCCTGGCACTTGCGATCGACCACTCCGTGATGCCGTCGGTATTGGGTACGATCGCAGGCGACGACACTGTGATGTTGGTGTCCAGAGACGCTGACGGTGGGGCGGAACTGGCGGCCCGCTTTCTGCAGATGGCCGAGGAAGCCGGCCCCGGCAACTGACTGATTTCCACGGCACTGATTCACACAGCATTAGATTCGAATGAACCAAGCAACAACAAAGGAGCACTCTCGTGACTGAGCGCATTGTTCTGGCCTACTCCGGTGGCCTTGATACGTCCGTAGCCATCGGCTGGATCGGTGAAGCCACCGGCGCCGAGGTCATCGCCGTGGCGGTCGACGTCGGACAGGGCGGCGAGTCCCTGGAGACCATCCGCCAGCGCGCCCTCGGTTGCGGCGCCGTCGAGGCTTACGTCGCCGATGCCCGTGACGAGTTTGCCAACGAATACGCGATGCCCACCTTGAAGGCCAACGCCCTCTACCAGGGCCACTACCCGCTGGTCTCGGCCATCTCCCGCCCGGTCATCGTCAAGCACCTTGTCAAGGCCGCCCGCGAATTCGGCGCCACGACAGTTGCCCACGGCTGTACGGGCAAGGGCAACGACCAGGTCCGCTTTGAAGTCGGCATCCAGACCCTCGGCCCGGACCTGAAGTGCATCGCACCTGTCCGCGACCTCGCCCTGACCCGCGACAAGGCCATCGCCTTCGCCGAGGAAAAGGGACTGCCGATCGAGACCACCAAGAAGAACCCGTACTCGATCGACCAGAACGTCTGGGGACGCGCCGTCGAGACCGGCTACCTCGAGGACATCTGGAACGCGCCCACCAAGGACATCTACGACTATACCGCCACCCCGGAATTCCCGCCGGCGCCGGATGAGGTCATCATTTCCTTCCAGGCCGGCGTGCCGGTAGCGATCGACGGCGTCAAGGTCACCCCGCTGCAGGCCATCCAGGAACTGAACCGTCGCGCAGGTGACCAGGGTGTTGGCCGGATCGACGTCGTCGAAGACCGCCTGGTGGGCATCAAGTCCCGCGAAATCTACGAAGCTCCGGGCGCCATGGCGCTGATCACCGCGCACAAGCACCTCGAGGACATCACGATCGAGCGTGAGCAGGCCCGTTTCAAGGCCACCGTTGGCCAGCGCTGGGCCGAACTCGTGTACGACGGACAGTGGTTCTCCCCGCTCAAGCGTTCCCTGGACGCCTTCATTGAGGACACCCAGAAGTACGTTTCCGGTGACATCCGCATGGTCCTCCACGGTGGCCAGGCCATCGTCAACGGCCGCCGTTCCGACACCTCGCTGTACGACTTCGACCTCGCCACCTACGACACCGGCGACACCTTCGACCAGTCCATGGCCCGCGGCTTCATCGAGCTGTGGGGCATGTCCTCCAAGGTTGCCTCGGGCCGCGACCTGCGGGTTGCAGGACAGTAATGACGTCGGCAACAAATGAGGGTGCTCTGTGGGGTGGCCGGTTCGCCGGCGGCCCCGCGGATGCGCTGGCCGCGCTGAGCAAGTCCACGCACTTCGACTGGCGGCTGGCCCGTTACGACATCGCCGGTTCCAAGGCGCACGCGCGCGTGCTGCACAAGGCCGGACTGCTCGATGACGCCGAACTTGAAGGCATGCTGGCAGCGCTCACGCAGCTGGATGAGGATGTCGCCAGCGGCGCCTACCTTCCCGCCGAGAGCGACGAGGACGTCCATGGTTCCCTGGAACGTGGACTGATCGAGCGTGCCGGTACCCAGTTGGGCGGCAAACTCCGTGCAGGCCGTTCCCGCAACGACCAGGTGGCCACCCTTGGCCGCATGTTCCTGCGGGACCACGCGCGGATCATTGCCCAGGGTGTCCTCGCCACGGTTGACGCGTTGGTGGAGCAAGCCAAAGCGCATCATGGTGTGGCAATGCCCGGCCGCACGCACCTGCAGCACGCCCAGCCTGTGCTGCTGAGCCACCACTTGCTGGCGCACGCCTGGGCGCTGTTGCGCGATGTGCAGCGGCTCCAGGACTGGGACAAGCGTGCCGGTGTTTCGCCGTACGGCTCCGGTGCGTTGGCGGGATCCTCGCTGGGCCTCGACCCGGAGGCAGTCGCCGCGGACCTCGGCTTCTACTCGGCCGTCCACAACTCGATCGATGGCACTGCCTCCCGCGACGTCTTCGCCGAGTTCGCCTGGGTGTGCTCGATGATCGGCGTCGACCTTTCCCGGATCTCCGAGGAAGTCATCTTCTGGGCCACCAAGGAGTTCTCCTTCGTCACCCTGCATGACTCGTATTCCACCGGGTCCTCGATCATGCCGCAAAAGAAGAACCCGGACGTTGCAGAGTTGGCGCGCGGCAAGGCAGGACGCCTCATCGGCAACCTGACCGGGCTGCTCGCCACCCTCAAGGGCCTGCCGCTCGCGTACAACCGCGACCTGCAGGAAGACAAGGAACCCGTGTTCGATGCCGCGGACACCCTGGAGCTCCTGCTCCCCGCCGTGTCCGGCATGATCGCCACGCTGACATTCAACACCGAGCGTATGGAGTCCTTGGCACCCCAGGGCTTCGCGTTGGCCACCGACATTGCCGAATGGCTCGTCCGCCAGGGCGTCCCCTTCCGCGAGGCCCACGAGCTCTCCGGTGCTGCCGTCAAGCAGGCCGAGAGCCGCGGGGTGGAGCTGTGGGATCTGACTGACGACGAGTATGCAGCGATTTCGGAGCACCTGACCCCCGAAGTCCGCACTGTGCTCAGCACCGAAGGTTCGCTCAACAGCCGCAACTCGCAGGGCGGAACAGCACCGGCCGCCGTCGAACGCCAGCTTGCGGCACTTGAAGCGGAACTGGACGCGGCGCGCTCTTACGCATCGTAGCTTTCGTACCAGCAGAGCGGGATGATGCCTATGGGCGTCATCCCGCTCCGCGTTTAAGGGTGCATTAGCATGGCCCTATGACCGTGATCACAGCTGAAACGCTGCCCGCAGAGCTTCACAAAGCCGCCGGCAACCTCACCCGCCTCCTGGCCAAGATGGACGAAGCATCCGTCACTGAACCGTCGGAACTTCCCGGCTGGACGCGGGGGCACGTGCTGGCGCACCTGACCGGTATTGCCAACGCCATGGCGCGGCAGCTGGAGTACGCGCGGCGCGGCGAAAAGATCGAACTGTACGACGGCGGCATGGAAGGCCGCACGAAGGCGATCAACCTCGCCGCGGGACACAGCTTGGGCGAGCACACGGCGTCCGTCACCACGGCGGTTGATTCGGCGCTTGCAGCGTTCGACGCTGTGGGTCCGGACGGCTGGCAGGCGCGCATCAGCTACCGTGACGGAACAGTGCTCGACGGCGGCCTGGCGCTGTGGCGCGAACTGACCATCCATGCGTCGGATCTTGGATTGGGTTTCGGTCCGGAGACGTGGAGCCGGTCATTCTGCGAGCACCTGTTCGATTTCCTCTCGGCAAGGGTCCCGGGGGAGTACAAGTTCGTGCTCCAACCAGCCGGCCTGCCGCCACGGACACTTGGCAGCGGAGGAACGTCCATTGCGATCACAGGCATGATCACGGATATCGCCGCATGGCTGGCGGGCAGGGAACCGAGCCTGGGTTCACTCCGCGCCACTGCAGCGGCCGACGGCGTGGACCTCCCCGAGCTCCTTCCCTGGCCCGCCGGAGTCCCCGCAGAGCCAACCACCCGGTAATCCCGCACCCTCTCTCACATTCCCCCGGTTTGATCCGCACCCTCGCTCATGTTCCCGGGGGTTTGGTCCGCACCCTCGCTCATGTTCCCGGGGGTTTGGTGCGCACCCTCGCTCATGTTCCCGGGGGTTTGGTGCGTACCCTCGCTCATGTTCCCGGGGTTTCGTGGGCACGCTCGCTCATGTTCCCGGGGTTTGGTGCGTACCCTCGCCCACGTTCTCGGGGGTTTGGTGGGCACGCTCGCTCATGTTCCCGGGGTTTGGTGCGTACCCTCGCCCACGTTCCCGCCGTTGCGCGGTAGCCGTTCGACGCCGGGGGCCGCCTCGGTATGTGAGCGAGGGTTGGGTGGAAGGCCTCGGGATGTGAGTGAGGGTTGGGTGGAAGGTGGGGGGATGTGAGCGAGCGTTGGGCGGAAGATGGGGGGATGTGAGTGAGCGTCAGCGCTTCGCGGCAGCCCGCCACAAGTGCATCGTGGCGTACGAGCGCCAGGGACTCACGTCCCGGAAATCGGTGCTGAGCCCGAAGCCGGCAGGCAGCGCCTTGAGGCCGTTACGTGCAGCGGCGTCGTTGGCGAGGAAGACATCGGGCGCGCCCAGTACCCGCATGGCAACGTAGCCTACTGTCCATGGACCCACTCCGGGCAGCGGAAGAAGTTTGCGTCCCAGGCTTTCGAGGTCGTCGCCGTAACCGAAATCAAGAGTGCCTGCGGCCATCGCCTCGGCCACGGCAATGATGGAGTCGATGCGGCGCTGCGGTCCCCGCAGCAGGGCGCGACCATGTTCGGCGATTTCTGCCGCCGTCGGAAACAGCCGGTCCGGACCGGACACGGTGCCTTCTGCGCGTGAGCCCGCTACTGACAACTGCGTCAGGGCAGTCCGGGCCGCAGCGACCGTGATCTGTTGCCCGATCATCGCCCGGATCAGCAGCTCTTGCGGATCGACTGCTCCGGGAACCCTGATCCCGGCGGTGGCCCTCACCGTATTCGCGAGCCGGGGGTCCAGGGCCAGGGCATCATCGATGGCCTCCGGATCCGCATCCAGGTCGAAGAGCCTCCGCACCCGGCTCAACAGGGCAGGAAGGTCATGCAGGTCCACAGCTGAGGCGGTCAAACGCAATGGTTTGCCGGGCAATGAAGGGCTGTAGGTGACGGTGAACGACGCCGTACCACGCGGGAGCCGCAGGGTGCGGCCGTAGCTCCGTGTGCCGGGGGCAGTTCCGGCGGTTCCATCTTCAGCCGCTTCGATGCCCGGAACCGCACGCACGGCCAGGAAGTCGAAGATCCCTGGGTCGAACGGTTTCCGATACGGCAGGTTAAGTGTCAGCGTGGCGGGTGCCGCCCCCGAGGCGGACGGTGCCCCCGCGGCCCGGACGGCCGTGCCCCGAGCCGCCGTGCCCCGAGCCGCCGTGACCCGAGCCGCCGTGCCCCGAACCGCCGTCGGGGTCATGGCGAAGACCTCGCCGATGGTGTCGTTGAATTGCCGGATGCTGTTGAACCCCGATGCGAAGGCCACGTCCGCAAGTGGCATGTCGGTGGAGACCAGCAGTGTCCTGGCTGTCTGGGCCCTGCTGGCCCGCGCCAGGGAAAGCGGGCCGGCGCCCAGCTCGTGCCCGAGGATGCGGTTGAGCTGCCGTGCCGAGTAGCCCAACCGACGTGCCAGGCCGTCGACCCCTTCGCGGGTGATGACGCCGTCGTTGATCAACCGCATGGCGCGCCCGGCGACGTCCGAGCGCAGGTTCCAGGCAGGGGTCCCCGGTACGGCTTCGGGCAGGCAACGCTTGCACGCGCGGTACCCTGCCTCGTGGGCGGCGGCCGAGGTTTCGTAGAAGGTGACGTTCGCGGCTTTTGGCGTGCGGGCCGGGCACGATGGCCGGCAGTAGATGCCCGTGGAACTGACCGCCGTGAAGAATTGGCCATCGAAGCGGGTGTCGCGGGCGTCGATCGCCTTGTAGCGCTGCCAGAAGTCCATGGCTTCATCCTTCCAGCCGCAGGAGGAGACATCTAGCGGAAATCGGACATGGCCGTTCCCGGCATTTTGCTAGGGTCGAGGACATGGGTTGGTCATCGGAGGAAGGGATCAGCGATCCCGCGGCAGTGCGCACGTTTCTTGAGGGAGACCCACGCGTCGTTGCACCGCTCATCCTCGGGGCCGTCCTGACGCACCACTCGGACGCCGGCCCGGTTTCGGTGCGGCTGACGGAGGTGGAAGCCTACATGGGCCCGCGGGACTCCGAGCACCCGGACCCCGGCTCACACACTTTCGGAGGCCCGACGGCGAGGAACGCGCCGATGTTCGGGCCGGCAGGGTTCCTCTATGTCTACTTCACCTACGGCATGCACTACTGCGCGAACATTGTGTGCGGCCCGGACGGCAAAGCGTCCGCCCTGCTTCTGAGGGCCGGTGAGATTGTCGACGGCGAAGGCCTCGCCACGTTACGGCGGCCGGCCTCCAAAGCACCCAAGGATCTGGCCAGCGGCCCGGCACGGCTCGCTTCCGCGCTCGGGTTGACGACGGCGGACACAGGCCGTGACGCGCTCGCCGAACCGTTCGGCCTCTGGTTGCCAGGGTCCCCGGCACCTGCCGTCGTCAGTGGCCCCCGCGTAGGAGTGGCCGGGCCCGGAGGAAGCACCGAATATCCGTGGCGTTTCTGGATCGAGGACGACCCCACGGTGTCCAGGTACAAGGCGGCCCGGCCCCGGAAAAGCTCCGTTGCCCCCTAATGTGATCCGTCGGGGAGGTTGTACCCCGCACGTTTACCAAAATCGCTGTAGAATGGTAGGTCTGTCTTTTGCGATAGGGGTTACGGTTCGATGCACGACGCTGATTTGGTCCACGAGCAGGAATACGTTGCCGGGCTCTACGCCCGGCTCGATGAGCTGCGCGCCGAAAAGCGCGCCCAGCTGGCGCAGGTGCGCAAGGCCGGCGCGGTAGGAACCATGCAGAACGTCTCAGAGCGGGATGCGTTCGCGGCTCTGTACGAGGACCGGCTGGCCCAGCTCGACGCCGTCGACGACCGCTTGGTCTTTGGCCGCTTGGACCTTGATTCGGGTGAGGCGCAATACATCGGCCGCATTGGGCTGTCCACGGCCGATCTCCAGCGCCTCATGGTGGACTGGCGCGCTCCCGAAGCGGGCCATTTCTACCAGGCGACCGCCTTTGACCGGCAGGGCGTGCGTCGTCGTCGCCATCTGATCCTTCAAGGTCGTGACGTCAAGGCCATCGAGGACGACGTCCTGGATGCAGGAATGCTCGCGGACAACGACTCCTTGCAGGGTGAGGGCGCCCTGCTGGCGGCATTGAACTCCAAGCGCACCGGCCGCATGTCGGACATTGTCGGCACCATCCAGTCCGAACAGGACCGGATCATCCGCTCGTCCATCTCCGGGGCCCTCGTTGTCCAGGGTGGTCCGGGCACCGGCAAGACCGCTGTTGCCCTGCACCGTGCCGCCTACCTGCTGTATACCCACCGCGAACGGCTCAAGAGCGCGGGTGTGCTGCTGGTAGGCCCGTCGTCGTCCTTCATGCACTACATCGAACGTGTGCTGCCGTCCCTGGGCGAGACAGGTGTGGTCATGGCCAGCCTGGGCCGCCTTATGCCAGGTATCCACGCCGTGCCAGAAGAAAACGCCGACGTCGCGGCGCTCAAGGGCAAACTGGACATGGCAAAGGTCGTGGCCAACGCTGTAGCCAACCGGCAGCGTACGCCGGCCGAAGACCGCATCCTGGAAGTCGACTCGCGGAAGCTGACGCTCACTGTGCGCCAGGTCCGCCGGGCCCGTGAAAAGGCCCGCGCCACGGGCAAGCCGCACAACGAGGCACGGCTTACCTTCGTGAAGATCCTGCTTCGCGAACTCACGGAACAACTCACGGACCTGGTTGAGGAATCGAACATCGGCAACAATGCCGACCGCGCCTACCTCGCCGAGGACGTCCGCTCTGCCCGGGATGTCCGCATCGCGCTGAACCTGTGCTGGATGCCGATGACGCCGGAGAAGCTCATCTCGGAGCTCTTCAGCAAGCCCGCCATCCTTGAAGCCTGCACGCCGCACCTGACTCCGGAACAGCGATCGTTGCTCCAGCGGCCTGTTGACGCGCCCTGGACCGAGGCGGACGTTCCGCTTCTGGACGAGGCTGCCGAACTCCTCGGTGAGCTGGATCCGGCAGCCGGCAGGGGACTGGCCCAGCAGGAAGCTGACCGGGCGCGCGACCTCGCCAACGCCAAGCAGACGCTGGTCAACATGGCTTCCATGGGCGTCGATGTCCTGGTCACGGCCGAAGAACTCGCAGAGCAGAACCAGGAACGCGAAAGTCGCCTCACGGCCGCCGAGCGCGCTACGAGCGACCGGTCGTGGGCGTTCGGACACATCGTGGTTGACGAGGCCCAGGAACTTTCGCCCATGCAATGGCGGCTCTTGGTGCGCCGCTGCCCGCTGAAGTCCTTCACCATCGTCGGCGACATCGCGCAAACGAGTGCAGCAGCTGGTGCCAATTCGTGGCAGAGTGCGCTGGCGCCGTCGTTCGGTGACCGCTGGACGCTGGAGGAGCTGACGGTCAACTACCGCACGCCCAGCCAGATTGCTGAGGCCGCAGTCCGCATGGCCAACCGGGCAGGGCTCGTGGTCTCGGCACCTAAGGCCGTGCGTGAAGGCAAATGGTCGCCCATCATCGACCGCGTGGACGCTGGGGGCATAGTGCAGCGCCTGGTTGAAGTCCTGCCGGAGGAACTGGAAGCGATCGACGGCGGCCTGCTGGCCGTCATTGCCGACGGTCCCTTGCTGCCCCAGGCAACCGCTGCGCTCAAGGAGGTCTACGGACACCGTATCGGCGCCGGTGCAGGCAGCTACGAGCAGGACATCGTGGTGATCAGTCCCAAGGAAGCGAAGGGGCTGGAATTCGACGGCGTTGTGGTCCTGGAACCGGCTGCCATGCTCAACCACGAGCACGGCAAGGTAGGGGACCTGTACGTTGCCATGACGCGTGCCACGCAGCGGCTGCGCCTGATTGCGGCGGCACCCGTGCCCGCCGGCATTGAGCGCTAGGCAAACCGGTATCCGCAATCCTGCTAACTTAGATCTCGTGTCACACGTAAACAACATCGAGTCCCAGCACAACGATCCAGCCTTTGCCAACATCTGGCAGGAGCTCAAATGGCGCGGCCTGGTCCACGTTTCCACTGATGAAACTGAACTGGAAAAACTGCTCGCCGGGGACCCGATCACCTATTACTGTGGCTTCGATCCCACTGCGCCGTCGCTGCACCTGGGCAACCTCGTGCAATTGTTGCTGATGCGTCGCCTCCAGTTGGCCGGCCACAAGCCACTCGGCTTGGTGGGCGGCTCCACCGGCCTCATCGGCGACCCGCGTCCGACGGCGGAACGCACCTTGAACACCAAGGAAACCGTGACGGAGTGGGTGGGTTACCTGCAGGGCCAGGTGCGTCGTTTTCTCAGCTTTGAGGGCGGGAACGCAGCGCGCATGGTGAACAACCTTGACTGGACTGCTCCGCTGAGTGCCATTGACTTCCTCCGGGAGATCGGCAAGCACTTCCGCGTGGGCACCATGTTGCGCAAGGATGCCGTGGCGTCGCGCCTGAACTCGGACGAGGGCATCAGCTACACCGAGTTCAGCTACCAGATCCTGCAGGGGATGGACTACCTCCAGCTTTTCCGCGACTACGGTTGCGCCCTGCAGACCGGCGGTTCAGACCAATGGGGCAACCTCACCAGCGGAACCGAGCTCATCCGCAAGGTCGAGGGCAAGAGCGTTCATGCCCTGGGAACGCCGCTGATCACCAACTCCGACGGCACCAAGTTCGGCAAGTCCGAGGGCAACGCCATCTGGTTGGACCCCGAAATGTGCAGCCCGTACACGTTCTACCAGTTCTGGTTGAACACGGCCGATGCTGACGTGGTGGACCGGCTCAAGGTGTTCACGTTCCTTTCCCGTGCTGAGATCGAAGCTTTGGGGGAGTCCGTGGCTGAGCGCCCGTTTGCCCGTGAAGGCCAGAAGAAGCTTGCGTACGAAGTGACCTCGCTGGTCCACGGAGTCGAGGCAACCGAGAAGGTGATTGCTGCCTCCGCGGCTGTCTTCGGTAACGGTGACCTGTCCGTGCTCGATGAGCCGACACTCGCCGCGGCCACCGCAGAGCTTCCGTCGGCCAAGATTGGCAGCGATTCGTTGGGGATCATCGACCTCCTCGTCGCCTCCGGTCTTTCCGACAGCAAGTCCGCCGCACGCCGCACCGTCGGTGAGGGGGGCGCGTACGTCAACAACGCCAAGATTTCAGACCCCGACGCCGTCATTGACCAGGACCAACTGCTTCACGGCCGCTACTTGCTGCTTCGCAGGGGCAAGAAGAACCTGGCCACTATCGAGGTTTCCGCCTAGGGCACCCCGATGTGAAGCCCTGAAGGGGCCGGCAACCGCTATGGTTGCCGGCCCTTTTTGCGTTTCAGGACCCTCTCTCACGTTCCCGGGGTTTGGTACGGACGCTCGCTCATGTTCCCCCGGATTCGGTGCTGATGCTCGCTCACGTGGGTGTTCGACGGCGGGTGGTTGGGTTGCTTGGTCGGTTGGTGTGATGGGGTTCACGGGCCGTGTTTTGGCTGGGTTTCGGGTGATTTTGGGGTGGTGTGGGCTGGTTTGGCTTGTGTTTGCGGGGTTTTTGAGTGGCGTGGGGGTGGATTTGTGTTGGGTGTTGGGGGCGTGTAATGTCTTCTGAGTCGCCGCGAGTGAGACAGCTTGGAGCTGGGAACTGCGGAGGCCAACCCCCTTGATGACAGCCTGAAAATGGTGCGCTTTTGAGTGTACTGGTGCCGGGTGGGGGCCGAGGATTTGATCTGGAGTCGCGGTAGCGCTGATTTGCCAAGATCTGGTTGTTCGGGTAAGTTTGAAAAGTTGCTTCGGAGCGATCCAGTGGCCCTGTGGGGTTGGTGGTGGTGCCGGTAGTGTCTGTTGTTTGAGAACTCAATAGTGTGCCAAGTTTGTTGATACCGATTGTTTTTTGATTGGTTGAAATTTATGCCAGTACTGTCGCGCACCCCCGTGTGTGGTGGTCTGGTTTTCAGCTGGTTTCGAATTTTGTGCAGCCGCGTTCTTGCCGTTATTTCCGGTGGGTGTGGTTGTGTCTGTTTGATTTGTTTTACTTCAACGGAGAGTTTGATCCTGGCTCAGGATGAACGCTGGCGGCGTGCTTAACACATGCAAGTCGAACGATGATCCCAGCTTGCTGGGGGATTAGTGGCGAACGGGTGAGTAACACGTGAGTAACCTGCCCTTGACTCTGGGATAAGCCTGGGAAACTGGGTCTAATACCGGATATGACTCCTCATCGCATGGTGGGGGGTGGAAAGCTTTTGTGGTTTTGGATGGACTCGCGGCCTATCAGCTTGTTGGTGGGGTAATGGCCTACCAAGGCGACGACGGGTAGCCGGCCTGAGAGGGTGACCGGCCACACTGGGACTGAGACACGGCCCAGACTCCTACGGGAGGCAGCAGTGGGGAATATTGCACAATGGGCGAAAGCCTGATGCAGCGACGCCGCGTGAGGGATGACGGCCTTCGGGTTGTAAACCTCTTTCAGTAGGGAAGAAGCGTAAGTGACGGTACCTGCAGAAGAAGCGCCGGCTAACTACGTGCCAGCAGCCGCGGTAATACGTAGGGCGCAAGCGTTATCCGGAATTATTGGGCGTAAAGAGCTCGTAGGCGGTTTGTCGCGTCTGCTGTGAAAGACCGGGGCTCAACTCCGGTTCTGCAGTGGGTACGGGCAGACTAGAGTGCAGTAGGGGAGACTGGAATTCCTGGTGTAGCGGTGAAATGCGCAGATATCAGGAGGAACACCGATGGCGAAGGCAGGTCTCTGGGCTGTAACTGACGCTGAGGAGCGAAAGCATGGGGAGCGAACAGGATTAGATACCCTGGTAGTCCATGCCGTAAACGTTGGGCACTAGGTGTGGGGGACATTCCACGTTTTCCGCGCCGTAGCTAACGCATTAAGTGCCCCGCCTGGGGAGTACGGCCGCAAGGCTAAAACTCAAAGGAATTGACGGGGGCCCGCACAAGCGGCGGAGCATGCGGATTAATTCGATGCAACGCGAAGAACCTTACCAAGGCTTGACATGAACCGGTAATACCTGGAAACAGGTGCCCCGCTTGCGGTCGGTTTACAGGTGGTGCATGGTTGTCGTCAGCTCGTGTCGTGAGATGTTGGGTTAAGTCCCGCAACGAGCGCAACCCTCGTTCTATG
Proteins encoded:
- the argF gene encoding ornithine carbamoyltransferase, which codes for MSISTRHFLKDTDLSPAEQAEVLELAARMKAAPYSVQPFAGEGNGRKTVAVIFDKTSTRTRVSFATGIADMGGNALIINPGEAQIGHKESVEDTAKVLERMVSTIVWRTGAHSGLVAMAENSKVPVINALCDDYHPCQLLADLLTVKEHKGELAGLTMAYLGDAANNMANSYLLAGVTAGMHVRISGPEGYLPAADIVAAAEERAAETGGSVLITSDAAEALKGADVVATDTWVSMGQEAEKEARLQLFREYSVDEAAMAQAAPDAVVLHCLPAYRGYEISAGVIDGPQSIVWDEAENRLHAQKALMAWLMHRSGLAFVEGLAPVEGTGESTF
- a CDS encoding arginine repressor, with the translated sequence MSTNPSVPGASPATKTARQARITAILTGESVRSQAELAALLADDGVQVTQATLSRDLVELGAVRVRGKDGALVYAVPGEGGDRNAKSGVTQEILDARLTRLCGELLVTAEASGNIAVLRTPPGAANFLALAIDHSVMPSVLGTIAGDDTVMLVSRDADGGAELAARFLQMAEEAGPGN
- a CDS encoding argininosuccinate synthase — protein: MTERIVLAYSGGLDTSVAIGWIGEATGAEVIAVAVDVGQGGESLETIRQRALGCGAVEAYVADARDEFANEYAMPTLKANALYQGHYPLVSAISRPVIVKHLVKAAREFGATTVAHGCTGKGNDQVRFEVGIQTLGPDLKCIAPVRDLALTRDKAIAFAEEKGLPIETTKKNPYSIDQNVWGRAVETGYLEDIWNAPTKDIYDYTATPEFPPAPDEVIISFQAGVPVAIDGVKVTPLQAIQELNRRAGDQGVGRIDVVEDRLVGIKSREIYEAPGAMALITAHKHLEDITIEREQARFKATVGQRWAELVYDGQWFSPLKRSLDAFIEDTQKYVSGDIRMVLHGGQAIVNGRRSDTSLYDFDLATYDTGDTFDQSMARGFIELWGMSSKVASGRDLRVAGQ
- the argH gene encoding argininosuccinate lyase, yielding MTSATNEGALWGGRFAGGPADALAALSKSTHFDWRLARYDIAGSKAHARVLHKAGLLDDAELEGMLAALTQLDEDVASGAYLPAESDEDVHGSLERGLIERAGTQLGGKLRAGRSRNDQVATLGRMFLRDHARIIAQGVLATVDALVEQAKAHHGVAMPGRTHLQHAQPVLLSHHLLAHAWALLRDVQRLQDWDKRAGVSPYGSGALAGSSLGLDPEAVAADLGFYSAVHNSIDGTASRDVFAEFAWVCSMIGVDLSRISEEVIFWATKEFSFVTLHDSYSTGSSIMPQKKNPDVAELARGKAGRLIGNLTGLLATLKGLPLAYNRDLQEDKEPVFDAADTLELLLPAVSGMIATLTFNTERMESLAPQGFALATDIAEWLVRQGVPFREAHELSGAAVKQAESRGVELWDLTDDEYAAISEHLTPEVRTVLSTEGSLNSRNSQGGTAPAAVERQLAALEAELDAARSYAS
- a CDS encoding maleylpyruvate isomerase family mycothiol-dependent enzyme, which codes for MTVITAETLPAELHKAAGNLTRLLAKMDEASVTEPSELPGWTRGHVLAHLTGIANAMARQLEYARRGEKIELYDGGMEGRTKAINLAAGHSLGEHTASVTTAVDSALAAFDAVGPDGWQARISYRDGTVLDGGLALWRELTIHASDLGLGFGPETWSRSFCEHLFDFLSARVPGEYKFVLQPAGLPPRTLGSGGTSIAITGMITDIAAWLAGREPSLGSLRATAAADGVDLPELLPWPAGVPAEPTTR
- a CDS encoding AlkA N-terminal domain-containing protein yields the protein MDFWQRYKAIDARDTRFDGQFFTAVSSTGIYCRPSCPARTPKAANVTFYETSAAAHEAGYRACKRCLPEAVPGTPAWNLRSDVAGRAMRLINDGVITREGVDGLARRLGYSARQLNRILGHELGAGPLSLARASRAQTARTLLVSTDMPLADVAFASGFNSIRQFNDTIGEVFAMTPTAVRGTAARVTAARGTAARGTAVRAAGAPSASGAAPATLTLNLPYRKPFDPGIFDFLAVRAVPGIEAAEDGTAGTAPGTRSYGRTLRLPRGTASFTVTYSPSLPGKPLRLTASAVDLHDLPALLSRVRRLFDLDADPEAIDDALALDPRLANTVRATAGIRVPGAVDPQELLIRAMIGQQITVAAARTALTQLSVAGSRAEGTVSGPDRLFPTAAEIAEHGRALLRGPQRRIDSIIAVAEAMAAGTLDFGYGDDLESLGRKLLPLPGVGPWTVGYVAMRVLGAPDVFLANDAAARNGLKALPAGFGLSTDFRDVSPWRSYATMHLWRAAAKR